A region from the Drosophila mauritiana strain mau12 chromosome 2L, ASM438214v1, whole genome shotgun sequence genome encodes:
- the LOC117150649 gene encoding COMM domain-containing protein 5 — MSSSFRYNLLRSVKPYTPFTPQLTKSMLRVLIQVSVHYIESKKSSSEVLSLALNKLTNGGHKIPPNFCELFTMVFLTMQIFLRYPKGVVKHHELRKCLMDDLNLTEEYVEDICKVLLNHRDVLSKNFSDTKMDRVKMSKLQWRINISLSLNTVQIDKPTIVLHFKLQNKEYRTLELPLSMFQQVRYNIALLLNELQSLQSRLALK; from the exons ATGTCGTCTTCGTTTAGATATAATCTTTTAAGGAGTGTTAAGCCATACACTCCATTCACTCCGCAATTGACTAAGTCCATGTTGCGTGTCCTTATTCAAGTGTCTGTGCACTACATCGAATCAAAGAAGTCTTCGTCGGAAGTGCTTTCCCTGGCACTTAATAAACTAACAAATGGAGGGCACAAGATCCCTCCGAACTTTTGTGAACTTTTTACAATGGTTTTCTTGACAATGCAAATCTTTTTAAGATATCCCAAGGGCGTGGTAAAGCATCATGAGCTGCGAAAATGCTTAATGGACGATTTAAA TTTAACAGAAGAATATGTTGAAGATATCTGCAAAGTTTTGCTAAACCATCGAGACGTACTGAGCAAGAACTTTTCAGACACTAAAATGGACCGTGTCAAAATGTCAAAGTTGCAATGGAGAATCAACATTTCCTTATCATTAAA TACCGTGCAAATTGATAAACCTACAATAGTCCTCCACTTCAAGCTCCAAAACAAGGAATATCGAACTCTAGAATTGCCACTGTCCATGTTTCAACAAGTGCGCTATAATATTGCTCTTTTACTAAATGAATTGCAGTCATTGCAAAGCCGGTTGGCTTTAAAATAA
- the LOC117150651 gene encoding U6 snRNA-associated Sm-like protein LSm4 yields the protein MLPLSLLKTAQSHPMLVELKNGETYNGHLVSCDSWMNINLRDVICTSKDGDRFWRMPECYIRGSTIKYLRIPDEVIDMVKEDAQAKSRNRTEMNKNRGGNSSQNQRGGRQGGGNRNNVGNRPGQGYGGAANNAMRLGGAAGQGNRLPHAAKNRK from the exons ATG CTGCcactttcacttttaaaaACAGCACAGAGCCATCCCATG TTGGTGGAGCTGAAAAATGGTGAAACATACAATGGTCATCTGGTCAGTTGCGACTCGTGGATGAATATTAATCTGCGCGATGTTATTTGCACCTCAAAg GATGGCGATCGGTTTTGGCGCATGCCCGAATGTTATATCCGCGGGAGCACCATCAAATATCTGCGAATTCCCGACGAAGTAATCGACATGGTCAAGGAGGACGCGCAGGCCAAGTCGAGGAATCGTACAGAGATGAACAAAAACCGCGGCGGCAACTCGTCGCAAAATCAGCGCGGCGGACGCCAGGGTGGCGGCAACCGCAACAATGTCGGCAATCGTCCTGGCCAGGGATACGGAGGTGCTGCTAACAACGCGATGCGCCTGGGTGGCGCTGCTGGCCAAGGGAACCGTCTGCCCCACGCCGCCAAAAATAGGAAATAG